A genomic window from Trueperaceae bacterium includes:
- a CDS encoding AzlD domain-containing protein: protein MNGPVLWLTIAGMAIISYLLRVSFLLLHERIGFPPLLTRALRYVPYAVLAALVVPVVAGSGEKVLAPELPRVLAATAGALIAWRTRSVLLTLTLGMATLWLTQLLL from the coding sequence GTGAACGGACCGGTCCTCTGGCTGACGATCGCCGGCATGGCAATCATCTCCTATCTCCTGAGGGTCTCCTTCCTGCTGCTTCACGAAAGGATCGGCTTCCCGCCGCTGTTGACCAGAGCCCTGCGCTACGTGCCGTACGCGGTGCTGGCCGCCCTGGTCGTCCCGGTGGTCGCCGGCAGTGGCGAGAAGGTTCTCGCTCCCGAGTTGCCACGCGTGCTCGCCGCGACCGCGGGCGCCCTGATCGCCTGGCGGACCCGCTCGGTGCTCCTCACCCTGACGCTCGGGATGGCTACGCTGTGGCTTACCCAGCTGCTGCTCTGA
- the acpP gene encoding acyl carrier protein, with protein MDEQAILEKIKEVVADKLDSDPSEVNEQASFVDDLGADSLDVVELIMGLEDEFGIEISDEEAENIRTVGDAVTFISQKQ; from the coding sequence ATGGACGAGCAGGCGATCCTGGAGAAGATCAAGGAAGTAGTAGCGGACAAGCTGGACAGCGACCCGAGCGAGGTGAACGAGCAGGCCTCGTTCGTCGACGATCTGGGCGCCGATTCGCTCGATGTCGTCGAGCTGATCATGGGACTCGAGGACGAGTTCGGCATCGAGATCAGCGACGAGGAGGCGGAAAACATCCGCACCGTCGGCGACGCTGTAACATTCATAAGCCAGAAGCAGTAA
- the fabG gene encoding 3-oxoacyl-[acyl-carrier-protein] reductase — translation MTESTNSKRTVLVTGSSRGLGRAMALEFGSRGHRVAVHYVRSDGPAREVADAIRSAGGEAEVFGANVADPEACLDLVKAVAEKLGPVEVLVNNAGITRDTLALRMKADDWQQVLDTNLSSAFHLSKASLRAMLRAGYGRIVNVASVVGMVGNVGQANYVAAKAGLIGLTKALAQEYAGKGITVNAVAPGFIESDMTAELAEELRAGYLSRIPAGRFGSPAEVAKVVAFLASDEASYVNGQTLPVDGGMVMH, via the coding sequence ATGACCGAAAGCACCAACAGCAAGCGCACTGTCCTCGTGACCGGTTCCAGCCGCGGTCTGGGCCGCGCGATGGCCCTCGAGTTCGGCTCACGGGGTCATCGCGTGGCTGTCCACTACGTCCGCTCGGACGGCCCCGCGCGGGAGGTCGCCGACGCCATCCGGTCGGCAGGTGGAGAGGCCGAGGTATTCGGTGCGAACGTAGCCGACCCGGAGGCTTGCCTCGACCTCGTCAAGGCCGTCGCGGAGAAATTGGGGCCGGTCGAGGTGCTGGTGAACAACGCCGGGATAACGCGCGACACCCTGGCGCTGCGCATGAAGGCAGACGATTGGCAGCAGGTGCTGGATACCAACCTGAGCTCGGCGTTCCACCTCTCCAAGGCCTCCCTTCGGGCCATGCTGCGCGCGGGGTACGGACGGATAGTCAACGTAGCCTCGGTCGTCGGGATGGTGGGCAACGTCGGCCAGGCCAACTACGTGGCAGCCAAGGCGGGCCTGATCGGGTTGACCAAGGCGCTGGCCCAGGAGTACGCCGGCAAGGGGATCACCGTGAACGCCGTCGCCCCCGGTTTCATCGAGTCGGACATGACCGCCGAACTCGCAGAGGAGCTCCGCGCCGGCTACCTCTCGCGCATCCCCGCGGGACGCTTCGGTTCGCCGGCTGAGGTGGCCAAGGTGGTCGCCTTCCTGGCCTCGGACGAGGCCTCCTACGTCAACGGCCAGACCCTGCCCGTAGACGGCGGAATGGTGATGCATTGA
- a CDS encoding aldo/keto reductase, whose product MIHHVIEGTRVPALGFGTFRMAGEECRAGVADALAIGYRHIDTAQGYDNEKQVGEALARSGVEREEIFLVTKLRPRNFRESDALSSTEESLSKLRTDYVDLLLLHWPNPEVPLAETLDALRKLQETGRVRHIGVSNFPSKLVREAQEHVDVFANQVEYHPYLSQKALLELSAELGYLLTAYSPIAKGKVSEDDTLRAIGKEHGKSPVQVTLRWLIQQQRVAAIPKASSDEHRRSNFDIFDFELSASEMMRISSLGSPDGRLVNPEGAPDWDAD is encoded by the coding sequence ATGATCCATCACGTCATCGAGGGGACGCGAGTTCCCGCCCTCGGCTTCGGTACCTTCAGGATGGCAGGGGAGGAGTGCCGCGCGGGCGTGGCTGACGCCCTCGCCATCGGCTACCGCCACATCGACACGGCACAGGGGTACGACAACGAGAAGCAGGTGGGCGAGGCGCTCGCGCGTTCTGGCGTCGAGCGCGAGGAGATCTTCCTCGTCACCAAGCTGCGGCCGCGCAACTTCAGGGAAAGCGATGCGCTCAGCAGTACCGAGGAGAGCCTCAGCAAGCTGCGGACCGACTACGTCGACCTGCTCCTGCTCCACTGGCCCAATCCCGAGGTCCCGCTAGCCGAGACGCTGGACGCACTGCGCAAGCTGCAAGAGACCGGCCGCGTCAGGCACATAGGCGTGAGCAACTTCCCTTCCAAGCTGGTCAGGGAAGCTCAGGAGCACGTGGATGTTTTCGCGAACCAGGTGGAGTACCATCCATACCTGTCCCAGAAGGCACTCCTCGAACTGTCGGCGGAACTCGGCTACCTCCTCACCGCCTACAGCCCGATCGCCAAGGGCAAGGTCTCGGAAGACGACACCCTGCGCGCGATAGGCAAGGAACATGGGAAATCGCCCGTGCAGGTGACCCTCCGCTGGCTCATACAGCAGCAGCGGGTCGCGGCGATACCGAAGGCGTCGAGTGACGAGCATCGCAGGTCGAACTTCGATATCTTCGACTTCGAGCTCAGCGCCAGCGAGATGATGCGGATCAGTTCGCTGGGGAGTCCGGACGGGCGCCTGGTGAACCCCGAGGGCGCGCCCGATTGGGACGCCGACTGA
- the murJ gene encoding murein biosynthesis integral membrane protein MurJ, with translation MERSAPEPTAGAGEVARERSSMRGALTLMVGTFASRITGLLRNSILTQFFPPGVSDAFLTAFRVPNLFRELLAEGALTNSFVPVYTRLRGEERRRLTGSLLGLLALVNGLLMLLAYLLAPLLARLLIGDPTIVDVELTARLIRIVFPFLPAISFSALAMGILNAEERFLAPAWAPVMLNLVTVTLMALFPGHAVMLTLAHVLGGLGQLLVQLPALARFGLSPRFRMSWHPALAGVLLLMLPFAFTTSGRQLLNVLASNLVTGLFTGAQNAFVNADLFLSLMLGLFSISPALSYYSRLSAQAAERSEAFAPTLLEGLRFIAFLTVPAGLGLVLLAGPAVAAAFNWRSLVGDPLDPARLYGSILATAPLGLAVFPIGLFNLLIRTFYIRRHVAIPVLIVLGTLTVQAALYLSLVGPLGIAGLSWGAVFAAWIQLGVTAALVRRRREVSLRLLLPGVARMWLAGLLAVAASAALLALLGGDAGESLIASATGRASGMSDGWTMSANDWLGVGWFGGGWFDSVATLGVVGAFFCLAYGAISWLLKIPEMRALLARVRGGTRA, from the coding sequence GTGGAGCGCAGCGCCCCCGAACCCACCGCAGGCGCCGGCGAAGTAGCACGGGAGCGCTCGAGCATGCGCGGCGCGCTGACCCTCATGGTCGGGACGTTCGCCAGTCGCATCACGGGCCTTCTCCGTAACTCCATCCTCACTCAGTTCTTCCCGCCTGGCGTGTCCGACGCCTTTCTCACGGCGTTCCGGGTGCCGAACCTGTTCCGCGAGCTCCTCGCGGAGGGGGCCCTGACGAACTCGTTCGTACCGGTCTACACTCGGCTGCGGGGGGAGGAGAGGCGCAGGCTGACCGGCTCGCTCCTGGGCCTGCTGGCCCTGGTGAACGGCCTGCTCATGCTGCTGGCCTACCTGCTCGCGCCGCTCCTCGCCCGCCTCCTCATCGGGGATCCGACGATCGTCGACGTCGAGCTGACGGCCCGCCTCATCCGCATCGTCTTCCCGTTCCTGCCGGCGATCTCCTTCTCGGCCCTGGCTATGGGGATCCTGAACGCGGAGGAGCGCTTCCTCGCGCCCGCCTGGGCGCCCGTCATGCTCAACCTGGTGACGGTGACGCTGATGGCGCTCTTCCCCGGTCACGCGGTGATGTTGACGCTCGCCCACGTGCTGGGCGGGCTGGGTCAACTGCTGGTCCAACTGCCCGCTCTCGCTCGCTTCGGGCTGTCGCCGCGCTTCCGGATGTCATGGCACCCGGCACTCGCCGGTGTGCTCCTGCTGATGCTCCCGTTCGCCTTCACGACCAGCGGAAGGCAGTTGCTCAACGTGCTCGCCTCGAACCTGGTGACCGGTCTCTTCACCGGCGCCCAGAACGCCTTCGTCAACGCCGACCTGTTCCTGAGCCTCATGCTGGGGCTCTTCTCGATCTCGCCCGCGCTCTCCTACTATTCGCGCCTCTCGGCGCAGGCGGCCGAGCGTTCCGAAGCCTTCGCTCCGACGCTGCTCGAAGGGCTCAGGTTCATCGCCTTCCTCACGGTGCCCGCGGGCCTGGGGCTGGTCCTTCTCGCGGGACCGGCGGTAGCGGCAGCGTTCAACTGGCGTTCGCTCGTCGGCGACCCGCTCGATCCCGCCCGGCTCTACGGTTCGATCCTCGCCACCGCTCCGCTGGGTCTGGCGGTGTTCCCGATCGGCCTCTTCAACCTGCTTATCCGCACCTTCTACATCCGCCGCCACGTTGCGATCCCGGTACTGATCGTGCTGGGTACCCTGACCGTCCAGGCCGCGCTCTACCTTTCGCTGGTGGGCCCGTTGGGCATCGCCGGGCTCTCGTGGGGGGCGGTGTTCGCTGCCTGGATCCAGTTGGGGGTCACGGCCGCGCTCGTCCGGCGCCGCCGTGAGGTCTCGTTGCGGCTGCTCCTGCCCGGCGTCGCCCGCATGTGGCTCGCCGGTCTGCTGGCGGTCGCCGCCTCGGCGGCACTGTTGGCGCTCCTGGGAGGCGACGCGGGGGAGAGCCTGATCGCATCGGCGACCGGCCGGGCGAGCGGGATGAGCGACGGATGGACGATGTCCGCGAACGATTGGCTCGGGGTCGGCTGGTTCGGCGGTGGCTGGTTCGACTCGGTCGCCACCCTGGGAGTCGTCGGCGCCTTCTTCTGCCTCGCCTACGGTGCGATCAGCTGGCTGCTGAAGATCCCGGAGATGAGGGCTCTGCTCGCTCGGGTGAGGGGCGGGACACGGGCCTAG
- a CDS encoding 2Fe-2S iron-sulfur cluster-binding protein, whose translation MPKVTVDGKSIDSTPDRRLVLAIEELGVEIGHRCGGKARCTTCRVEIESGEPDSMTKAEYLKLKEKGLLGQVRLSCQILTSHDMVVRPLMTKESEVWTDTGPTPNEVVEPDPEWHPIPELEAKYRRSG comes from the coding sequence ATGCCGAAGGTGACCGTAGACGGGAAGAGCATCGACAGCACGCCGGACCGGAGGCTGGTCCTGGCGATCGAGGAGTTGGGGGTCGAGATCGGCCACCGTTGCGGCGGCAAGGCCCGTTGCACCACCTGTCGGGTCGAGATCGAGAGCGGCGAACCGGACAGCATGACGAAAGCCGAGTACCTGAAGCTGAAGGAGAAGGGCCTGTTGGGACAGGTGAGGCTTTCGTGCCAGATCCTCACCTCTCACGACATGGTGGTCAGGCCGTTGATGACGAAAGAGTCGGAGGTCTGGACCGACACCGGACCGACGCCCAACGAGGTCGTCGAACCGGATCCTGAGTGGCATCCGATCCCCGAACTGGAAGCCAAGTACCGACGCTCAGGCTAG
- a CDS encoding AzlC family ABC transporter permease, which produces MGSIAEQERRAGGQERISGSAAFLEGVRDVAPMMLAVGPFGAVVGLAGVASGLTFSETIAMSALVNGGSAQLAALTLIGSGAPVVVILATVFFVNLRYLMYSMALAPYLTGIRKRWRLLMAQVLFDQTFAFATSRYSTYPGRGRRVAYFFGLALPLFVTWMSGNVVGAAFGAQVPASWSLDFAIPLTFLALLMPAVRDRPAAIAAITGGATALLGLTLPYNLGLVLGAVFGVCAGLAAERRWWS; this is translated from the coding sequence GTGGGATCGATAGCGGAGCAGGAGCGGAGGGCCGGTGGGCAGGAGAGGATCTCCGGCTCCGCTGCCTTCCTCGAGGGGGTAAGGGACGTCGCTCCGATGATGCTGGCGGTGGGACCGTTCGGGGCCGTGGTCGGCCTCGCCGGCGTGGCATCGGGGCTCACCTTCTCCGAGACCATAGCGATGTCTGCCCTCGTGAACGGCGGATCGGCGCAACTCGCCGCCCTGACGCTGATCGGGAGCGGCGCTCCGGTAGTCGTCATCCTTGCGACCGTATTCTTCGTGAACCTTCGCTACCTGATGTACAGCATGGCCCTCGCTCCCTACCTCACCGGGATCAGGAAGCGTTGGCGTCTGCTGATGGCGCAAGTGCTATTCGACCAGACCTTCGCCTTCGCCACCAGCCGCTATTCGACGTATCCCGGCCGGGGCCGGAGGGTCGCCTACTTCTTCGGGCTCGCGCTTCCCCTCTTCGTCACCTGGATGAGTGGGAACGTCGTAGGCGCTGCGTTCGGAGCCCAGGTGCCGGCGAGCTGGTCGCTCGACTTCGCCATCCCCCTCACGTTCCTCGCCCTGCTGATGCCGGCTGTCAGGGACAGGCCGGCGGCGATCGCGGCGATCACGGGCGGCGCCACCGCACTCCTGGGGCTCACGCTCCCCTACAACCTGGGTCTCGTTCTGGGCGCGGTCTTCGGCGTGTGCGCCGGCCTCGCGGCCGAGCGGCGCTGGTGGTCGTGA
- the fabF gene encoding beta-ketoacyl-ACP synthase II: MKRVVVTGLGPVTPIGVGAEAFLRAQHEACNGIGPITRFDASDLTVRIAGEVDVDISEYVDRKESKRIDRFVQLALVGAALALEDAGLSEEDVAGEQTGTCIGSGIGGLETWEQESRSRFEKNPMRMSPFFIPKLIANMASGHVAMRYGLLGPSSTVVTACATGAGSIGDAFRIIQRGEADMMVTGGAEACVTPMGIGGFAVMKALSTRNESPETASRPFTASRDGFVAGEGAGILILEELEHAKARGAKIYAEITGYATSSDAHHITAPAPGGTGAVRCMRWALKSAGVDKSDIGYINAHGTSTPANDLNETIAFKTIWGDSKSVPPVSSTKSMTGHTLGAAGGIEAIASIQAIESGVLPPTRNYIDPDPELDLDYIPNEAREQKVDCVLSTNFAFGGQNAALIFRRF, translated from the coding sequence ATGAAGAGAGTAGTGGTAACCGGCCTCGGGCCCGTAACTCCCATAGGAGTCGGCGCGGAGGCCTTTCTAAGGGCTCAGCACGAGGCCTGCAACGGCATCGGACCCATAACGAGGTTCGATGCGAGCGACCTGACCGTCCGGATCGCCGGCGAGGTGGACGTAGACATCAGCGAATACGTCGACCGCAAGGAGTCGAAGCGCATCGATCGTTTCGTCCAACTCGCGCTGGTCGGCGCCGCTCTGGCCCTTGAGGACGCGGGTCTGAGCGAGGAAGACGTGGCCGGCGAACAGACCGGCACCTGCATCGGCAGCGGGATCGGCGGGCTCGAAACGTGGGAGCAGGAGTCCCGCTCGCGGTTCGAGAAGAACCCGATGCGGATGAGTCCCTTCTTCATCCCGAAGCTGATCGCCAACATGGCGAGCGGTCACGTGGCCATGCGTTACGGGCTGCTGGGGCCGTCCAGTACGGTAGTCACCGCCTGTGCCACCGGCGCCGGATCGATCGGCGACGCCTTCCGCATCATCCAACGCGGGGAGGCCGACATGATGGTCACCGGCGGCGCCGAGGCGTGCGTTACTCCCATGGGCATCGGCGGTTTCGCGGTGATGAAGGCGCTGTCGACGAGGAACGAGAGTCCGGAAACTGCCTCGCGCCCGTTCACCGCCTCCCGCGACGGCTTCGTCGCGGGCGAGGGAGCGGGAATCCTGATCCTCGAGGAGCTCGAGCATGCCAAGGCACGCGGCGCCAAGATCTACGCCGAGATAACCGGCTACGCCACCTCGAGCGACGCCCACCACATCACGGCGCCCGCGCCGGGAGGCACAGGCGCCGTGCGCTGCATGCGCTGGGCTCTCAAGTCGGCCGGCGTAGACAAGAGCGACATCGGCTACATCAACGCCCACGGCACCAGTACCCCCGCGAACGATCTCAACGAGACGATCGCCTTCAAGACGATCTGGGGCGACTCGAAGTCGGTGCCGCCCGTTTCCTCCACGAAATCCATGACTGGTCATACGCTTGGCGCTGCCGGCGGGATCGAGGCGATCGCCTCCATCCAGGCGATCGAGAGCGGGGTGCTTCCGCCCACGCGCAACTACATCGATCCCGACCCCGAACTCGACCTCGACTACATCCCGAACGAGGCTCGCGAGCAGAAGGTGGATTGCGTCCTCTCCACCAACTTCGCCTTCGGCGGGCAGAACGCGGCGCTGATCTTCAGGCGCTTCTGA
- a CDS encoding metal-dependent transcriptional regulator: MSDQPGGVRPSRLVTSAVEDYLKALFELGEQSVKTQALAAALAVSPASVTGMLRKLSELHLIEYEPYQGASLTVTGRKMALETIRHHRLIETYLAEALGYEWHEVHDEAEKLEHHISEDFEDRIADALGHPTHDPHGDPIPARDGRLPEDAGLPLVRWAAGSRLRITRITDQRSDVLRYLDEHGLVPGNEIEIVDIAQSSGPLTLEHDGRTVAVSYELAERIHAARI, from the coding sequence ATGAGCGACCAGCCGGGCGGCGTCCGCCCATCCAGGCTGGTCACCAGCGCGGTAGAGGACTACCTGAAGGCGCTCTTCGAACTGGGCGAGCAGTCGGTGAAGACGCAAGCGCTCGCGGCGGCCCTGGCAGTGAGTCCCGCCTCGGTCACCGGGATGCTGCGAAAACTTTCCGAACTGCACCTGATCGAGTACGAACCGTACCAGGGAGCCTCGCTCACGGTGACGGGCCGGAAGATGGCGCTCGAGACGATCAGGCACCACCGGCTCATCGAGACCTACCTGGCCGAGGCGCTCGGTTACGAGTGGCACGAGGTGCACGACGAGGCCGAGAAGCTGGAGCATCACATCAGCGAAGATTTCGAGGACCGTATCGCCGACGCCCTCGGCCACCCGACCCACGACCCGCACGGCGACCCGATACCCGCCCGCGACGGACGGCTGCCCGAGGACGCGGGCCTACCCCTGGTCCGCTGGGCCGCCGGTAGCAGGCTGCGCATCACCAGGATCACCGACCAGCGCAGCGACGTGCTCCGCTACCTGGACGAGCACGGCCTGGTGCCGGGGAACGAGATCGAGATCGTCGACATCGCGCAGAGCTCCGGCCCGCTGACCCTGGAGCATGACGGTCGTACCGTGGCGGTTTCTTACGAGCTGGCCGAGAGGATCCACGCCGCTCGCATCTAG
- a CDS encoding ferritin-like domain-containing protein, with the protein MDDRTRFGRYERSPMSAEQRDQLTKRTNAERAEEDFMDRYYRESRNSGGMMRRRPGRSALIGAALAVALGVWQARRMSRNDGQRHRNHEGAMPGSREAKKQTLITWLNDAYAMEKSMVQTLRNHAHAAHERPSMRSRLERHCEETKEHAHMVRECIERLGGHVSSFKTGLSTMMGTVQGVVTAPAKDEIVKNILGDSAAERFEIASYQGIITAADEIGDTETATVCRRILREEEQMLEWLEQQLPTAIRNQMAHA; encoded by the coding sequence ATGGATGATCGCACACGATTCGGACGGTACGAGCGCAGCCCCATGTCGGCCGAGCAGCGCGACCAGTTGACGAAGAGAACCAACGCCGAGCGGGCCGAAGAGGATTTCATGGACCGCTACTACCGGGAGTCGCGCAACAGCGGCGGGATGATGCGTCGCCGGCCCGGCAGGAGCGCTCTGATAGGCGCCGCTCTGGCGGTCGCACTGGGCGTCTGGCAGGCTCGGCGGATGTCGCGCAACGACGGGCAGAGGCACAGGAACCACGAAGGGGCGATGCCGGGAAGCCGCGAGGCGAAGAAGCAGACGCTCATCACCTGGCTCAACGACGCCTACGCGATGGAGAAGTCGATGGTGCAGACGCTCCGCAACCACGCTCACGCAGCCCACGAACGTCCATCGATGCGCTCCCGCCTCGAGCGGCACTGCGAGGAGACGAAGGAGCACGCACACATGGTGCGCGAGTGCATCGAGCGCCTGGGGGGCCACGTCTCGAGCTTCAAGACCGGCCTGAGCACCATGATGGGTACCGTCCAGGGCGTCGTCACCGCGCCGGCGAAGGATGAGATCGTCAAGAACATCCTGGGCGATTCGGCCGCGGAGCGCTTCGAGATCGCCTCCTACCAGGGGATAATCACAGCCGCGGACGAGATCGGCGACACCGAGACGGCTACCGTCTGCCGCCGCATCCTGCGGGAAGAGGAGCAGATGCTCGAGTGGCTCGAGCAGCAGCTGCCCACGGCGATCCGCAACCAGATGGCGCACGCCTGA
- a CDS encoding S8 family serine peptidase, which translates to MHRFQLGLILPIVAFVLAACSNYGQSPAADETLGLQRNGEVSECSALYADAPATARVSSDIEYGQVGQLILSFAQDAVENGVKAKAIDWMGAELGLGLGNGVGAFENLPMVVVETFVTRELVESIRAEFEPLGLLSIWGNEPLTFFLDESVGFIGADTARDAFGLSGAGVGVAVIDSGIDATHPDLVVGQNVGRNVKIVGSIVETPVGGYLYVDAANTDLTSGHGTHVSGTIAGLGNASDGRYVGVAPGATLVGVGTGEAIVILYALEAFDFVLRPDIREEYGIRVISNSWGTTGRFDPYNPISLATKRAYDLGIFTVFAAGNEGPGLDTLNPYSASPCAISVAAGDKQGMLADFSSRGVPGDEYHHPDITAPGVDITAPRALTGAVTPPDVPDAFYSTISGTSMATPHVSGTLALMLEANPSLTFEEGLSLLQETARPMYDASGAPLTVHEVGAGYLDAYEAVRLAVKTNRDKYELTSEELASWSGQVPLGVCPVVTCLVQTEDVFELSVPEGLESLSVSVEWAVAAEDLDLYLYDPSGAQAASGASLSDPEVATVVDPVAGTWQVVVRGYVNAATSYEGVATGERLARR; encoded by the coding sequence GTGCACCGATTTCAACTAGGCCTGATTCTGCCGATCGTCGCCTTCGTGCTGGCCGCCTGCAGCAACTACGGCCAGTCGCCGGCGGCGGACGAGACGTTGGGTCTCCAGCGCAACGGCGAGGTGAGCGAGTGTTCGGCGCTGTACGCCGACGCACCCGCCACGGCTCGGGTTTCGAGCGACATCGAGTACGGTCAGGTCGGCCAGTTGATCCTCTCGTTCGCTCAGGACGCGGTGGAGAACGGTGTCAAGGCCAAGGCGATCGACTGGATGGGGGCCGAACTGGGACTCGGCCTGGGCAACGGAGTGGGCGCCTTCGAGAACCTTCCCATGGTCGTCGTCGAAACGTTCGTCACTAGAGAGCTCGTCGAGTCGATCCGAGCGGAGTTCGAGCCGCTGGGCCTCCTCTCGATCTGGGGCAACGAGCCTCTCACCTTCTTCCTCGACGAGAGCGTCGGTTTCATAGGCGCCGACACCGCACGTGACGCGTTCGGGCTCTCGGGAGCCGGCGTCGGCGTAGCGGTAATCGATTCCGGCATCGACGCCACCCACCCCGATCTGGTCGTGGGCCAGAACGTCGGCCGCAACGTCAAGATCGTCGGCTCTATCGTCGAAACGCCGGTAGGAGGCTATCTCTACGTGGACGCTGCCAACACCGACCTCACGAGTGGTCACGGCACTCACGTGTCGGGCACCATCGCCGGGCTGGGGAACGCTTCGGACGGGCGCTACGTGGGTGTGGCCCCCGGGGCCACCCTCGTGGGCGTAGGCACCGGGGAGGCGATCGTCATCCTCTACGCGCTCGAGGCGTTCGACTTCGTCCTCCGACCCGACATCCGCGAGGAGTACGGCATCCGGGTGATCTCCAACTCCTGGGGCACCACGGGAAGGTTCGATCCATACAATCCGATCTCGCTGGCTACCAAACGAGCCTACGATCTGGGGATCTTCACCGTGTTCGCGGCCGGCAACGAGGGGCCAGGCCTCGACACTCTCAATCCCTACTCGGCCTCGCCTTGCGCCATCTCGGTAGCGGCCGGCGACAAGCAGGGGATGCTGGCCGACTTCAGCAGTCGTGGGGTGCCCGGCGACGAGTACCACCATCCGGACATCACCGCGCCGGGAGTCGACATCACCGCTCCGCGGGCGCTGACCGGGGCCGTGACGCCTCCCGACGTTCCCGATGCCTTCTACAGCACCATCAGCGGGACATCGATGGCCACTCCTCACGTCTCGGGAACATTGGCCCTGATGCTGGAGGCCAACCCGTCGCTCACCTTCGAGGAGGGCCTGTCGCTCCTCCAGGAGACAGCCCGTCCCATGTACGATGCCAGCGGCGCGCCGCTAACCGTCCACGAGGTGGGGGCGGGGTATCTCGATGCTTACGAGGCGGTTCGGCTGGCGGTGAAGACGAACCGTGACAAGTACGAGCTGACGAGCGAGGAGTTGGCCTCCTGGTCGGGCCAGGTGCCGCTGGGCGTCTGCCCGGTCGTCACCTGCCTGGTTCAGACCGAGGACGTATTCGAGTTGTCGGTGCCGGAGGGGCTCGAGTCGTTGAGCGTCTCGGTGGAGTGGGCCGTCGCGGCCGAGGACCTCGACCTCTACCTCTACGACCCGAGCGGCGCTCAGGCGGCCTCGGGCGCCTCGCTCTCGGACCCCGAGGTGGCCACGGTCGTGGATCCGGTGGCCGGGACCTGGCAGGTCGTCGTCAGAGGTTACGTCAACGCCGCCACCAGCTACGAGGGCGTGGCGACCGGCGAGAGGCTGGCGCGCCGCTAG
- a CDS encoding tRNA-binding protein, protein MSDESTISYEEFSKVELRAGTVVRAEEFPAARKPAYKIWVDFGELGVRQTSAQVTEFYRPEELVGLRVVGVVNLPPKRIAGFESQFLLTGFDADGGGVVLAQPEREVPNGSRLY, encoded by the coding sequence ATGAGTGACGAGTCGACGATCAGCTATGAAGAGTTCTCGAAGGTGGAGCTGCGGGCCGGCACCGTGGTGCGGGCAGAGGAGTTCCCGGCTGCGCGCAAGCCCGCCTATAAGATCTGGGTCGATTTCGGCGAACTGGGCGTGAGGCAGACGAGCGCCCAGGTGACGGAATTCTACCGGCCGGAGGAGCTGGTCGGACTTCGGGTCGTCGGGGTGGTGAACCTGCCACCTAAACGGATCGCCGGCTTCGAGTCGCAGTTCCTGCTCACCGGCTTCGATGCCGACGGCGGCGGGGTCGTACTCGCGCAGCCGGAGCGCGAAGTTCCGAACGGCAGCAGGCTCTACTGA